AGTACGACAAGTTACGTTTGGTAATCAACTAATTTTAAATATATATAGAATTATGGCTAAGAGTATTAAAGGAACTCAAACAGAGAAAAATCTGTTGACTTCATTCGCAGGAGAATCACAGGCTAGAATGCGTTACACTTATTTCGCAAGTGCAGCTAAAAAAGAAGGCTACGAACAAATTGCGGCTATTTTCACTGAAACTGCCGATCAGGAAAAAGAACATGCAAAACGTATGTTTAAGTTCCTCGAAGGCGGTATGGTAGAAATCACTGCCAGCTATCCGGCCGGTGTAATTGGTAATACACTTGAAAATCTTCGTGCTGCCGCAGCGGGTGAACATGAAGAATGGTCACTGGATTATCCTCACTTTGCCGACGTGGCAGAACAGGAAGGTTTCCCGATGATTGCTGCTATGTACCGCAATATCTCCATCGCAGAAAAAGGTCACGAAGAAAGGTATCTTGCCTTCGTAAATAACATCGAAAATATGACTGTATTCGCTAAAGAAGGCGAAGTGGTATGGCAATGCCGTAACTGCGGTTACATTGAAATCGGTAAGGAGGCTCCTGAAGTTTGCCCGGCATGTCTGCATCCGCAGGCTTACTTCGAGGTGAAGAAGGAAAATTATTAATCAATCTACCGTCAGTTTGATATAACTTCATTCGTATGGTTTATATCGAGGCTGTCTAAAAAGTCGGTTCTATCCTCATTCTCCTCCTTCAGGAAGGTTGCTCTCCCCCGATAACGGGGGAGTCGGAGGGGGGGAGTTAGAGTTACTGACGACTTTTTAGACAGCCTTCACTATACTCTAACCGCTTGTGAATGCTATGTAATTCTTCTCTATCTATTTGAAAATTCTTCTTTTTTACGTATTTTTGCCAAATCTGCTGGAAGAAATGATAGAAACCTTATATAGCACAAGATAGTATGTTTGGAACAAAGAAGAACAAAGAAGCTGATTTTATTACAACAGCTGAACCTTTAAAACTAACTACCATAGCTACAGGAACAGTTTTGAAGGGCATAATTGAAGTAGAAGGAAGCTTGCGAGTAGATGGAGTCATTGAAGGAGATGTGACTTGCCATAAGATGGTGGTGATTGGCCCGCAAGGAACAGTGACGGGAAATATAACCTCCGTTTCAGCCGTACTGCAAGGAACATTGAAGGGGGATATACACGTGACGGATCTGCTGACACTGAAGGCAGGCTGTCTGATGAATGGTGATATTTATACTTGCAAATTGGAAATAGAGCCACAAGCACGTTTCAATGGAACCTGCAATACTATAGAGGAGCAACAGCTACAGACCAAAGCTGCAGAATAACGTTCCAACAGGATTTGTGTATGGTCATCTCGGATCTGCCTCATTAGGGATATTCATAAAATAAAAAATAGATGGCAACTCTTTCATTGCGAACTAGTTGCCTTTTTTGTATTATCTATTGATTCCGGTAATCCTTGGGAGATACACCGTATTGCTTTAAAAATTCCCGATAGAAATAAGATTTATTAGAGAATCCACATTTGAACATGATCTCGGATACGGTCAATTTGGTTGTCCTTAACAATTTGGCCGCATATTCCAGTCTAATGCCTCGTACAAATTCACTCGGAGTCTTATCTATTATTTCTTTGAACTTCCGATACAAGGTAGCTTTGCTCACTCCTACAAATTCGGCAATAGAAGAAGGGCTTAATAACTCATCATCTATATTATTCTTTATGAAGTCTGTTACATTCTGTATTAATTCTTCGTCTTCCGGATGAAGAACAATCCCGTCTTTCACTTTCACAGAAGACATGCTGGAATTGAAATAGTCCTTTAAAAGCATTTGTCTCGACAGCAGATTTTCTATGGTGGAGATAACCTGCCTCGGGTGAAATGGTTTGACGATATAAGCATCCGCACCATGGTTAAAGGCATTAATCTGGTCTTCTACAGAAGCCTTTGCCGATATTCCTATGATCGGAATATAACTTGTTTTCAAATCGGATTTCAATTTATTAATCAAGCTTAAGCCGTCCATGTTGGGCATGACAATATCACTTATAATAATATCAGGATGATTATGTTCTATCTCTTTCAAAGCCTCCACGCCGTCTTTTGCTTCGTGTATCACATAATCAAAGAGGACATCTTTCAGCAGGTCTCTGATATTCTTTTCATCTTCCACTATCAGTATGACAGTATCTTTGCGAGGGGATAAGTGATCCTGCCCGTTCTTTTCTTTCTGCAACGAATCTTTTTCATCCGTTACAACAAGTGAATGATCGGATGGTAGAGAAGGAATCACGACTGAAAATTCAACACTTTTTCCCAGTTCACTATTTACACTTATCTGCCCGCCTAATAATTCAACCAGACTCTTTGTTAGATTTAAACCTATACCATTGCTGACAGAGTTACCCAATTTAGGAGTATCAAATATCTTATACTTATCAAATATCTCTGCCATCTGTTGCTCGGTTAACCCCTTGCCGGAATTTCTTACGAGCAAGTATAAGGTTTTATCAGGCTCATTTTGTGATATCTCAACATGAATATATCCATAACGAGGAGTATATTTGAACGCATTCGACAGTAAATTGAATATAATTTTTTCCAAAGCATTGCGGTCGGAATAGATCTCTGACGTATCATGAGTCTCTACCTTGAAGTCTATTTTATTCTCTTTCAGGATATCCACATAATTGTTGGAGGCATATTCCATCAATGATTTTACGTCCACATTTTCAGGATGCAAATCCATATTGCTCGATTTAGTTTTACGAAACTCCATCAACTCACTAATCAGCTTCTGCATCCTTTCGGCATTATTCTTTATTATTTGGAGATATTTCTTTGTACTACCATCCAACCCGTCCTGTTCCAACAAGTGCTGTGCAGGTGTATAAATCAAAGTTAGGGGGGTAAAGAATTCATGTGCCACATTAGTGAAGAAATTGAGCCGGGATTCATAAATCTTCTGTTCATGACGTTTCTCTACCTGGGCTATAAGAACCTGGCGGCTTAACCGTATGCGGTTTTTGATAACAGACTTTGTGATATAGAAGATAATAATGCACAATATGGCATAGATAATCAATGCAGGAACACTAAGCCACCACGGATAGCCTACTTTTATAGTTAAGCGATAAATGTTATCTCCCCATACTTTGTCGCCATTCGTGCTCTTCACTTCAAGCTGGTACTCACCCGGAGGAAGTTGGGTAAAGATAATATTCGGATTATTACCCATTTCTACCCAATCATCCGAATGGTTTTTCAGGCGATAAGCATATTCACAGTTTTCATTATTAATAAAGTCTTTGGCTATGAAATTGAGAGTCGTGAATCTTTCTTCATAGCTAAGTTTCAACACTCCTTTTCTGATACGTTCATTAATATCCTGTACCGTATTATATATCTTCAAACTACTTAATATGAGTGGAGGATTAAACTCGCGCAAATGTATATTTCGAGGATTGAAATAACTAAACCCGCTTACTCCTCCAAAGTACAAGAAATCACGATGATCCTTGAAGAAAGCTCCATCAGAGAATTCATCATTCTGCAATCCGTCATTCAAAGTATAATTATCTATTTTATTGTTTTTTACATTCAGGCTAGACAATCCCTGGTTGGTACTGATCCATATCTTTCCTTCGTGGTCTTTTAATATTCCATGCATCGTTTTATTATTCAATTTTTCGTCGGCATATTGTATCAGGTGAAAATCATTCTCTTCCTTTTTCAATTCGTTCAGTCCATAACTTGTTCCTATCCATATATTGGTATCATCACGCAGTAAGCACAATACATCATTATTGGTGAGTAAAATCCGGCTGTCCATATCCTCCAATGATTTTATGCTGTTATCTTTC
The Bacteroides caecimuris DNA segment above includes these coding regions:
- the rbr gene encoding rubrerythrin — protein: MAKSIKGTQTEKNLLTSFAGESQARMRYTYFASAAKKEGYEQIAAIFTETADQEKEHAKRMFKFLEGGMVEITASYPAGVIGNTLENLRAAAAGEHEEWSLDYPHFADVAEQEGFPMIAAMYRNISIAEKGHEERYLAFVNNIENMTVFAKEGEVVWQCRNCGYIEIGKEAPEVCPACLHPQAYFEVKKENY
- a CDS encoding polymer-forming cytoskeletal protein gives rise to the protein MFGTKKNKEADFITTAEPLKLTTIATGTVLKGIIEVEGSLRVDGVIEGDVTCHKMVVIGPQGTVTGNITSVSAVLQGTLKGDIHVTDLLTLKAGCLMNGDIYTCKLEIEPQARFNGTCNTIEEQQLQTKAAE
- a CDS encoding hybrid sensor histidine kinase/response regulator transcription factor, coding for MRNILYAQLFFILIIAFVTSTKSYAFNVAKHISNVNGLTNNSVNCILEDAEHTIWIGTWDGLNAYNGREITTFRYSKNNPNSISNNVIRQIIECKGSLWIATDNGINRLDKRTRLITRYYLRTDNKVPNQEKSFILGKSAAGDIICLIKGLGFFVYNDSEDEFNPINTDFASHIKDYSVNDSDRMLFLLNNGNTVHLTYNLLVNGGKQSDLRTVDIQTPVDKIFLSKDRFILNKDNKLFLLNPDFTVSQCIELDSSKPVSQVILAENKMYVSFIEGGCIHYDLKKNTFTYLNELSSQLSVFTLYSGSQNILWIGTDGQGLIQLYHYDSLFETVHTSHPVRCFCEDEDGNILIGTKGSGIKLLNPATKELTDYLNESKGLISNSVYALRRNKANDIFIGTEGTGINILNAATGRLEKLEIPDKYPPFKAVYNIYFTNNDSLLWVGTSGYGLIKINISREQGRYHVKGFRQYNSSDKNISLNNDVVYAITSDPEDNMLWFGTRGGGLNCINMKDNSIKSLEDMDSRILLTNNDVLCLLRDDTNIWIGTSYGLNELKKEENDFHLIQYADEKLNNKTMHGILKDHEGKIWISTNQGLSSLNVKNNKIDNYTLNDGLQNDEFSDGAFFKDHRDFLYFGGVSGFSYFNPRNIHLREFNPPLILSSLKIYNTVQDINERIRKGVLKLSYEERFTTLNFIAKDFINNENCEYAYRLKNHSDDWVEMGNNPNIIFTQLPPGEYQLEVKSTNGDKVWGDNIYRLTIKVGYPWWLSVPALIIYAILCIIIFYITKSVIKNRIRLSRQVLIAQVEKRHEQKIYESRLNFFTNVAHEFFTPLTLIYTPAQHLLEQDGLDGSTKKYLQIIKNNAERMQKLISELMEFRKTKSSNMDLHPENVDVKSLMEYASNNYVDILKENKIDFKVETHDTSEIYSDRNALEKIIFNLLSNAFKYTPRYGYIHVEISQNEPDKTLYLLVRNSGKGLTEQQMAEIFDKYKIFDTPKLGNSVSNGIGLNLTKSLVELLGGQISVNSELGKSVEFSVVIPSLPSDHSLVVTDEKDSLQKEKNGQDHLSPRKDTVILIVEDEKNIRDLLKDVLFDYVIHEAKDGVEALKEIEHNHPDIIISDIVMPNMDGLSLINKLKSDLKTSYIPIIGISAKASVEDQINAFNHGADAYIVKPFHPRQVISTIENLLSRQMLLKDYFNSSMSSVKVKDGIVLHPEDEELIQNVTDFIKNNIDDELLSPSSIAEFVGVSKATLYRKFKEIIDKTPSEFVRGIRLEYAAKLLRTTKLTVSEIMFKCGFSNKSYFYREFLKQYGVSPKDYRNQ